The DNA segment GCAGTGGTTTCCCATCCGATGCAGCCATCGGTGATGGATACGCCGCGTTCGAGATCGGAAAGAGGCCGGGGGAAGGATTGGTTCCCTTCCTTGAGGTTGCTTTCGATCATCGAGCCGATGATGGCCGATTCGCCATTGAGACGCTGCTCGATGATGTTGCGGAAGACATCCGGCTGGCGCTCGGGCTTCTTGCTGGAATTGGCGTGGCTGCAGTCTACGAGAATGGCGGGAGGAAGGGAGGCCTTCTCCAGTGCGGCGCGGGCGGCGGACACATGTTCGGCAGAGTAATTCTCGCCGGAAGATCCCCCGCGCAGAATGACGTGGCAGTTCGGGTTGCCCTTGGTCGTAACCGAACAGGCGTGCCCTTCCGGGTCGATCCCGAGAAAAGTCTGCCGTTCACTGGCCGCCTTGATCGCGTTGACTGCAGGTTGAACCGCTCCAGCGGTGGTATTCTTGAAGCCAATCGGCATCGATAGGCCGGAGGCCATTTGGCGGTGCGTCTGCGACTCCGTCGTCCGGGCCCCAATTGCGGCCCAGCTGATTAGGTCGGCAATGAACTGAGGAGTGATCGGGTCGAGAAATTCGGTCGCCGTCGGGAGTCCCGTCGAGAGGACGGACAGGAGGAATTTCCGAGCTTTGCGCAGACCTTCGGGCAGGTTGCAGGATCCGTCCAGACGCGGATCCATAATGAGACCCTTCCAGCCGACCGTCGTCCGAGGCTTTTCGAAGTAGACCCGCATGACGATGTGGATCTGGTCTTTCACCTCTTCGGCCAGTCCGGCGAGCTTCTCGGCGTACTCCAGACCCGCTTCGGTGTCGTGAATCGAGCACGGCCCGACGATGGCCAAATGGCGTGAATCGTTCCCAAAAATGATTTGGTGGATGTTTTCCCGGCTCTGGCGGATGAACTCTTCGTTGGCATCACTGGCGGGAATCTCGGTGCACAGCCCGGCGGGTGACGGAAGTGGACCGAAAGTTTCGACATTGATGTCGGTTGTCTGGTGCGGATGGATTTGCATGGAAGAAAACCCTCAGAATCGTCGCGGAAGCCCTCTGGGTCAAGGCGAAGTGGGCTGCAGAGTGAGGCTGGAAGTGCGGTTTAGGTGCATCGGCAGGATCGGTGAGTTGCTGAGGGCGCGTGGGCAAGGCCGGTTCTTGGGCAAGTCTTCGATCAAAGTAGCCGCTCAGCTTTAGCTGCGCGGTCTAGCGGTTTCGAAAGGTTTTTCTGAGGTGCCGTTCGGAGCAGGCGTGATGGGCAAGGCTGAAGCCATGCCCATCAGTGGGTGGGTTGCCTTCAGCACCCACCTCATCGGGTCTGTGCGAGATTCTGGTCTGCGTTTTGTGCGCCTGTGGCGAGCTGGGTGCGTTGCTGGGTGTGTGTGGGCAAGTCCGATTCTTGGGCAAGTCTTCGATCAAAGTAGCCGCTCGGCTTTAGCTGTGCGGTCTAGCGGTCTCGGAAGGTGTTTCTGAGGTGCCGTCCGGAACAGGCTGATGGGCAAGGCTGAAGCCATGCCCCACAGTGGGAGTGGGTTGCTTCCAGCGCCCACCTCGTCAGATCGGTTCGAGACCCTGGTCTGCGTTTTGTGTGCCTGTGGCGAGCTGGGTGCGTTGCTGGATATGCGGGGGAGCAAGTCCGATTCTTGGGCAAGTCTTCGATCAAAGTAGCCGCTCAGCTTTAGCAGCGCGGTCTAGCGGTCTCGGAAGGTTTTTCTGAGGTGGCGTCCGGAACAGGCTGATGGGCAAGGCTGAAGCCATGCCCCACAGTGGGTGGGTTGCTTCCAGCGCCCACCTCGTCAGATCGGCCCGTCGCAATTGCCTCCTGATCCTCGACGCTTCGGAGTGGCCTTTCTGCGCAAAGGTCGCTAGGGCTTTTCTCCATGAGTGAGGAACTATTTTCCGAAAAAGACCGGGAAAGCCTGATTGGCTGGATGGAGCAGCGGGGAGGCAACCGCGAGCAGGCCGAGTTCGCGGCGCGTCAATTGATGAAGCGTGCGGCGATCATGGCCGAGAAGGAGGGGATCGCCCCGATCGAGGCGATGGGCAAATTGCTACAGAAAGTTGCGGATGCAGAGCGACTGGTCGCCGAGAATATGGGTGCAGATTTTGTGGGAGATTCGCCCAATTCTCCAGAAAACCGCTCTTGAGATAGCTAAAATAGGGGGTTAGGGCACTTTTCCCTGTTGACTAGCTGAAAACGAGCCGCCTTCCTTGGCTTCGAACTATCTAACCTCAAAAGATTATAGTACTGAATTATGAACAAAGCTGAACTCGTAGAACAAATCCAAGCTAACCTCGGTGAAGACACCTCCAAAGCCGCTGCTGAGCGCTCCCTGAATGCCGTCCTCGACGCAGTCAAGGCCAGCATCAAGAAGGCTGGTAAGGAAGTGAAGCTCACTGGTACTGCCAGCAAGGCAGAAGCTGTCCAGCTCGTTGGTTTTGGAACCTTCTCCGTCGTCCGCCGTGATGCGCGTGCCGGTCACAACCCCGCCACTGGTGAAGCCATCAAGATCAAGGCTGCTAAGAACGTGAAGTTCAAGCCCGGTGCAGGCCTGAAGGATCTCCTCTAATCTCGATTAGATTCTCTTTGAAAAGCCCGTCGGATTCGTCTGACGGGCTTTTTTCTTGCTCAGAGGAAACCTCGAACGGATTCTTGAACCCATATGTCAGAGGTAAAAGCAGCGTTTGAGCAGCGTTTCGGAAGATCGCCGAAATTCATTGCCCGTGCCCCGGGTCGCGTCGAGTTCATTGGTAACCATACCGACTACAACGGAGGTGAGGTCTTGGGCGCAGCGGTTGACCGTTTCCTCGAGGTAGGCGTAGCCCCTCGAGACGATGACAAATTGATTTTTGCCACCGATGGAAATCCGGATTTAGTCGAGTTTTCAGACTTGGATACCGCGATGTCGACGGGGGTGGGGTGGGTCAAGTATCCCCTTGGCGTTTTGGCGCTGTTGGGAGAAAAGGGCGTTTCCGTGAAGTCGGGATTCGACTTTCTCGTAACCAGTGAGATCCCGTCTGGGGCCGGACTGAGCAGTAGCGCCGCCTTTGAATTGGCCTCTTCGATCGCCTTTGAATCGCTTGCGGGCCAGGAGCTGGATCGTTTGGAGCGGGTGCGTCTCGCTCGGCGGGCTGAGAACGAGGTGGTGGGAGTTCCCTGCGGCATTTTGGACCAAGGCGTTTCTGGATTCGGGGAAAAGGATCGTCTCGTTCATATCGATTGTTCGTCGGAGGAGATCCACACTGTCGATGGTCCCGCCCATACCCGCATCTGGATTTTTGAATCCGGAAAAAAACACAGCTTGGTCGATTCCCTTTACTCGGCGCGCAATCAAGAGTGCTGTCAGGCCTTCGATTTTCTTAAGGAGAAGATCCCG comes from the Puniceicoccus vermicola genome and includes:
- a CDS encoding HU family DNA-binding protein; protein product: MNKAELVEQIQANLGEDTSKAAAERSLNAVLDAVKASIKKAGKEVKLTGTASKAEAVQLVGFGTFSVVRRDARAGHNPATGEAIKIKAAKNVKFKPGAGLKDLL
- the galK gene encoding galactokinase translates to MSEVKAAFEQRFGRSPKFIARAPGRVEFIGNHTDYNGGEVLGAAVDRFLEVGVAPRDDDKLIFATDGNPDLVEFSDLDTAMSTGVGWVKYPLGVLALLGEKGVSVKSGFDFLVTSEIPSGAGLSSSAAFELASSIAFESLAGQELDRLERVRLARRAENEVVGVPCGILDQGVSGFGEKDRLVHIDCSSEEIHTVDGPAHTRIWIFESGKKHSLVDSLYSARNQECCQAFDFLKEKIPAIQFLVDVSPEDLQKFESELPENVFRRAKHVIEEHRRVQECVKLLANGDLKAVGELLCASHWSSSKLFENSIEELDTLVEFLSAEEKVYGTRLTGGGFGGAVMALCQKSFAEEDAQKIADQFSQKYGEAPKFRGLSIAEGAQKVS
- a CDS encoding 3-deoxy-7-phosphoheptulonate synthase, which produces MQIHPHQTTDINVETFGPLPSPAGLCTEIPASDANEEFIRQSRENIHQIIFGNDSRHLAIVGPCSIHDTEAGLEYAEKLAGLAEEVKDQIHIVMRVYFEKPRTTVGWKGLIMDPRLDGSCNLPEGLRKARKFLLSVLSTGLPTATEFLDPITPQFIADLISWAAIGARTTESQTHRQMASGLSMPIGFKNTTAGAVQPAVNAIKAASERQTFLGIDPEGHACSVTTKGNPNCHVILRGGSSGENYSAEHVSAARAALEKASLPPAILVDCSHANSSKKPERQPDVFRNIIEQRLNGESAIIGSMIESNLKEGNQSFPRPLSDLERGVSITDGCIGWETTAETLRRAADRLSKLS